Proteins encoded in a region of the Streptomyces sp. NBC_00513 genome:
- a CDS encoding MerR family transcriptional regulator yields MTTQAPEPTLTVDELASRAGVTVRTVRFYSTRGLLPPPVIGPRRVGHYGPEHLSRLALIEELQHQGMTLSAIERYLDALPDDLSAHDLAIHRALVATWAPDAPLESSREELEKRAGRPLTDGDLRRLTAMNVLAPTAAGFRVDVGLLRLGVALLDVPIAYETILAARTVLLEHARTAAHELTALFRDEVWGPFTEGESDPERVESMKALSAHMQPMVVQALVTAFQRSLKQELRAAFEPEG; encoded by the coding sequence ATGACCACCCAGGCACCGGAACCCACGCTCACCGTCGACGAGCTGGCCTCCCGGGCGGGTGTGACCGTCCGCACCGTACGTTTCTACAGCACGCGCGGACTTTTGCCCCCTCCCGTGATCGGCCCCCGTCGGGTGGGCCACTACGGGCCGGAGCACCTGTCCCGGTTGGCCCTGATCGAGGAGTTGCAGCACCAGGGCATGACCCTGTCGGCCATCGAGCGGTACCTGGACGCGCTGCCGGACGACCTCAGCGCCCACGACCTGGCGATCCACCGGGCGTTGGTGGCCACCTGGGCGCCCGACGCGCCGTTGGAGTCCTCGCGGGAGGAGCTGGAGAAGCGGGCCGGGAGGCCGCTGACGGACGGCGACCTGCGCCGGTTGACCGCCATGAACGTGCTGGCGCCGACCGCGGCGGGCTTCCGGGTGGACGTGGGGCTGTTGCGGCTCGGGGTGGCGCTGCTGGACGTGCCGATCGCGTACGAGACGATCCTGGCCGCCCGCACCGTGTTGCTGGAGCACGCGCGGACCGCGGCCCACGAGTTGACGGCGCTGTTCCGGGACGAGGTGTGGGGTCCGTTCACCGAGGGCGAGAGCGATCCGGAACGGGTGGAGTCCATGAAGGCGCTGTCCGCGCACATGCAACCCATGGTCGTCCAGGCACTGGTGACGGCCTTCCAACGCTCACTGAAGCAAGAACTTCGGGCGGCGTTCGAACCGGAAGGGTAG
- a CDS encoding 1,4-alpha-glucan branching protein has translation MAIIHKTTMSPGKLELLAAWLPDRPWYLPTGAAPDLARAGGFRLDDPAGEVGIEFMVVTDDSGEHPIAYHVPLTYRGAPLDGADAALIGTSEHGVLGTRWVYDGAHDPVLVAELLALFQGRAVPQRQSESDTPDPSVTARFDGPGLPALLPAERPEVSDSARDTEVRVAGPGRTRLAVARVLTPLAPDAGPAEAAGGVTAGWTAPDGAAHRGVFASLYSPAPEDASEDAHGDA, from the coding sequence ATGGCGATCATCCACAAGACCACGATGAGCCCCGGCAAACTGGAGCTCCTGGCTGCCTGGCTGCCGGACCGACCGTGGTACCTCCCCACCGGCGCCGCACCCGACCTGGCACGGGCCGGCGGTTTCCGACTCGACGATCCCGCGGGCGAGGTGGGCATCGAGTTCATGGTGGTCACCGACGACTCGGGCGAGCACCCGATCGCGTACCACGTGCCCCTCACCTACCGGGGAGCGCCGCTCGACGGCGCCGACGCGGCCCTGATCGGCACCTCCGAGCACGGCGTGCTCGGGACCCGCTGGGTGTACGACGGGGCCCATGACCCGGTGCTCGTGGCCGAGTTGCTGGCCCTGTTCCAGGGCCGGGCGGTACCGCAGCGGCAGAGCGAGTCCGACACTCCCGACCCGTCCGTCACCGCCCGGTTCGACGGCCCGGGCCTCCCGGCGCTGCTCCCGGCGGAACGCCCCGAGGTGTCCGACTCCGCGCGGGACACGGAGGTACGGGTGGCGGGCCCGGGGCGGACCCGTCTCGCCGTCGCGCGGGTCCTGACGCCACTGGCGCCGGACGCCGGACCGGCCGAGGCCGCCGGAGGGGTCACCGCGGGGTGGACCGCGCCGGACGGCGCCGCGCACCGGGGCGTGTTCGCCTCCCTGTACTCCCCCGCACCCGAGGACGCATCCGAGGACGCGCACGGGGACGCCTGA
- a CDS encoding 3-hydroxyacyl-CoA dehydrogenase NAD-binding domain-containing protein, whose amino-acid sequence MSESTTIRWEQDETGVVTLVLDDPDQSANTMNQAFKDSIAAIADRAEAEKDSIRGIVFTSAKKTFFAGGDLKDMIRLRPEDAGLAFDTGTEIKRSLRRIETLGKPVVAAINGAALGGGYEICLASHHRIALDAPGSKIGLPEVTLGLLPAGGGVTRTVRLMGIADALLKVLLQGTQYNPRRALENGLVHELAATPEEMLVKARAFIDANPESKQPWDVPGYKIPGGTPSNPRFAANLPAFPANLKKQLGGAPYPAPRNILACAVEGSQVDFDTALTIEARYFTELVTGQTAKNMIQAFFFDLQAVNAGRSRPQGVGPRTVRKVAVLGAGMMGAGIAYSCARAGIDVVLKDVTVEAAAKGKEYSRKLLDKAVSRGRTTEDQRAELLARITPTGDAADLAGCDAVIEAVFEDTSLKHKVFQEIQDVVEPDALLCSNTSTLPITGLAEGVSRPVDFIGLHFFSPVDKMPLVEIIKGAQTGDEAIARAFDLVRQINKTPIVVNDSRGFFTSRVIGQFINEGVAMVGEGIEPASVEQAAAQAGYPAKVLSLMDELTLTLPRKIRNETRKAFEAEGRAWAEHPADTVIDRMVDEFDRPGRSGGGGFYEYDEAGKRTRIWSGLREHFTKPGAEIPFEDMKERMLFSEALDTVRCLDEGVLTSIADANIGSIMGIGFPAWTGGVIQYVNGYEGGLPGFVARARELAEKYGERFTPPASLVAKAERGETYAD is encoded by the coding sequence ATGAGCGAGTCCACCACGATCCGCTGGGAACAGGACGAGACCGGCGTCGTCACCCTCGTCCTCGACGACCCCGACCAGTCCGCCAACACGATGAACCAGGCCTTCAAGGACTCCATCGCGGCCATCGCCGACCGCGCCGAGGCCGAGAAGGACTCCATCCGCGGCATCGTCTTCACCTCCGCCAAGAAGACCTTCTTCGCCGGCGGCGACCTCAAGGACATGATCCGGCTCCGCCCCGAGGACGCCGGCCTGGCCTTCGACACCGGCACCGAGATCAAGCGCTCGCTGCGCCGCATCGAAACCCTCGGCAAGCCCGTCGTCGCCGCCATCAACGGCGCCGCCCTGGGCGGCGGTTACGAGATCTGTCTGGCCTCCCACCACCGCATCGCCCTCGACGCCCCCGGCTCCAAGATCGGCCTGCCCGAGGTCACCCTCGGCCTGCTCCCCGCCGGCGGCGGCGTCACCCGCACCGTGCGGCTGATGGGCATCGCCGACGCGCTCCTCAAGGTGCTGCTCCAGGGCACCCAGTACAACCCGCGGCGCGCCCTGGAGAACGGCCTCGTCCACGAACTGGCCGCCACCCCCGAGGAGATGCTCGTCAAGGCGCGCGCCTTCATCGACGCGAACCCCGAGTCGAAGCAGCCCTGGGACGTACCCGGCTACAAGATCCCGGGCGGCACGCCGTCCAACCCGCGCTTCGCCGCCAACCTCCCGGCGTTCCCCGCGAACCTCAAGAAGCAGCTGGGCGGCGCCCCCTACCCGGCGCCGCGCAACATCCTGGCCTGCGCCGTCGAGGGCTCCCAGGTCGACTTCGACACCGCGCTGACCATCGAGGCCCGGTACTTCACCGAGCTGGTCACCGGACAGACCGCCAAGAACATGATCCAGGCGTTCTTCTTCGACCTCCAGGCCGTCAACGCGGGCCGCAGCCGCCCGCAGGGCGTCGGCCCGCGCACGGTCCGCAAGGTCGCCGTCCTCGGGGCCGGGATGATGGGCGCGGGCATCGCCTACTCCTGCGCCCGCGCGGGCATCGACGTGGTCCTCAAGGACGTCACCGTCGAGGCCGCCGCCAAGGGCAAGGAGTACTCGCGCAAGCTGCTGGACAAGGCGGTCTCCCGGGGCCGGACCACCGAGGACCAGCGCGCCGAGCTGCTGGCCCGGATCACCCCGACCGGCGACGCCGCCGACCTCGCCGGCTGTGACGCCGTGATCGAGGCCGTCTTCGAGGACACCTCCCTCAAGCACAAGGTGTTCCAGGAGATCCAGGACGTCGTCGAGCCCGACGCGCTGCTCTGCTCCAACACCTCCACCCTGCCCATCACGGGCCTGGCGGAAGGGGTCTCGCGCCCCGTCGACTTCATCGGCCTGCACTTCTTCTCGCCCGTCGACAAGATGCCGCTGGTCGAGATCATCAAGGGCGCGCAGACCGGCGACGAGGCCATCGCCCGCGCCTTCGACCTGGTCCGCCAGATCAACAAGACCCCGATCGTGGTCAACGACTCGCGCGGCTTCTTCACCTCGCGCGTCATCGGCCAGTTCATCAACGAGGGCGTGGCGATGGTCGGCGAGGGCATCGAGCCCGCCTCCGTCGAACAGGCCGCCGCCCAGGCCGGTTACCCGGCCAAGGTGCTCTCCCTCATGGACGAGCTGACCCTGACCCTGCCCCGCAAGATCCGCAACGAGACCCGCAAGGCCTTCGAGGCCGAGGGCCGCGCCTGGGCCGAGCACCCGGCGGACACGGTCATCGACCGGATGGTCGACGAGTTCGACCGCCCGGGGCGCAGCGGCGGCGGCGGCTTCTACGAGTACGACGAGGCGGGCAAGCGGACCCGCATCTGGTCCGGCCTGCGCGAGCACTTCACCAAGCCCGGCGCCGAGATCCCCTTCGAGGACATGAAGGAGCGGATGCTCTTCTCCGAGGCGCTGGACACCGTCCGCTGCCTCGACGAGGGGGTGCTGACCTCGATCGCCGACGCCAACATCGGCTCCATCATGGGCATCGGTTTCCCGGCCTGGACCGGCGGCGTGATCCAGTACGTCAACGGCTACGAGGGCGGGCTGCCGGGCTTCGTCGCCCGCGCGCGGGAACTCGCGGAGAAGTACGGCGAGCGCTTCACCCCGCCGGCGTCGCTGGTGGCGAAGGCCGAGCGCGGCGAGACGTACGCCGACTGA